Proteins from one Gemmatimonadota bacterium genomic window:
- a CDS encoding Rrf2 family transcriptional regulator, translating into MKLSTQEEYGLRCLMQVAQRASETGGSISIPEISRAEGLSTAHVGKLVRLLRLSDLVESVRGQAGGYKLARPASEILISDVLGALGDPFFNDDFCDEHTGYEACCTHAVDCSIRSLWNAIQFVVDQMLDRITLQDLMGDGHQLENHLAHKADELLQVTMP; encoded by the coding sequence ATGAAATTGAGCACACAAGAAGAATACGGCCTGCGCTGTCTCATGCAGGTAGCACAGCGCGCATCTGAAACCGGTGGCAGCATTTCGATTCCCGAAATCAGCCGCGCCGAAGGATTATCCACCGCCCATGTCGGCAAACTCGTCCGCCTCTTGCGCCTGAGCGACCTCGTCGAAAGTGTGCGCGGTCAAGCCGGCGGGTATAAATTGGCTCGTCCTGCCAGTGAAATCCTGATCTCCGACGTCCTCGGTGCCCTCGGCGACCCGTTCTTCAACGACGACTTTTGCGACGAACACACCGGTTATGAAGCCTGCTGCACACATGCTGTCGATTGCTCAATTCGCTCCCTCTGGAATGCCATCCAATTTGTGGTTGACCAGATGCTCGACCGCATTACATTGCAAGACCTGATGGGAGATGGGCACCAGCTCGAAAATCATCTCGCGCATAAAGCAGACGAACTCTTACAAGTCACAATGCCGTAA
- a CDS encoding NifU family protein, whose product MDITVTDVAQAEITRLINEQEQVITGVRITAEATSPLQANYRLAFVAEGQDTDRDTAIPYDGFDIYIDENSVPYTQDITLDFVDGLMGRGFKIDNPHKVPPHLKGSVAEKIQMVIDEKINPGIAAHGGHVSLVDVKEDTAFLQFGGGCQGCGMVDVTLKQGVEVMIKEAVPEIANIRDITDHAEGTNPYYQTTQ is encoded by the coding sequence ATGGACATCACCGTCACAGACGTTGCACAAGCAGAAATCACCCGCTTGATAAACGAGCAAGAACAGGTGATTACAGGCGTGCGCATCACCGCCGAAGCAACATCGCCTCTGCAGGCCAACTACCGCCTCGCTTTCGTGGCCGAAGGACAGGACACCGACCGCGATACCGCGATACCATACGACGGCTTCGACATTTACATCGACGAAAACAGCGTGCCTTATACCCAGGACATCACACTCGATTTTGTCGATGGCCTGATGGGACGCGGCTTCAAAATTGACAACCCGCACAAAGTTCCACCACACCTCAAAGGCAGCGTGGCCGAAAAAATCCAAATGGTAATCGACGAAAAAATCAACCCGGGCATTGCCGCACACGGCGGTCACGTATCCTTGGTCGATGTAAAAGAAGACACGGCCTTTCTCCAATTTGGCGGCGGATGCCAGGGCTGTGGGATGGTCGATGTCACCCTCAAACAGGGCGTGGAAGTCATGATAAAAGAAGCCGTTCCCGAAATTGCAAACATCCGCGATATCACAGACCACGCCGAAGGCACCAACCCGTATTACCAGACCACGCAGTAA
- a CDS encoding ABC-2 family transporter protein — protein MPKIANSNSFSDPALMALTRLLIPYVAFFSAQFRVLLQYRAGALANVVTQFVFGYVHIMVFEAFYASSTASMPMSLREVIIYVWLTQGLLAMQPWGIDLEIRDKVRTGAIGYELLRPLKLYTLLYTRAMAMRTAPTLLRAIPLFAITFAFFGMELPPTWASAAAYLIATFSALLLSAALTAFGSIVMFWTISGDGIGRLMPICIIIFSGMLLPIPLCPEWAQPILQALPFRGLIDTPYRLYLGHLAPSELPRLLAHQLIWTGIIILWSRWLLSRNVRKLVIQGG, from the coding sequence ATGCCGAAAATCGCTAATAGCAATTCATTCTCTGACCCGGCTCTCATGGCACTTACGCGCTTACTCATCCCTTACGTTGCCTTTTTCAGCGCGCAATTTCGCGTTCTGCTGCAATACCGCGCTGGTGCCCTTGCCAATGTCGTGACGCAGTTTGTATTTGGCTACGTACACATCATGGTTTTCGAAGCCTTTTATGCATCCAGCACCGCTTCAATGCCCATGAGTTTGCGCGAAGTCATCATCTACGTATGGCTCACTCAAGGGCTTCTCGCAATGCAACCCTGGGGCATTGACCTCGAAATCCGCGACAAAGTTCGCACAGGTGCCATTGGATATGAACTCCTGCGTCCACTCAAACTTTACACCCTCCTTTACACCAGGGCCATGGCCATGCGAACGGCTCCAACCCTCTTGCGCGCAATACCTCTTTTTGCCATCACCTTTGCATTCTTTGGCATGGAACTTCCACCAACATGGGCATCGGCTGCTGCCTATCTCATTGCAACTTTCTCTGCGCTCCTGCTCAGTGCTGCGCTCACCGCCTTCGGATCCATCGTGATGTTCTGGACCATCTCGGGCGACGGTATCGGACGCCTTATGCCCATCTGTATTATCATTTTTTCTGGCATGCTATTGCCAATACCCCTCTGTCCCGAATGGGCACAACCCATCCTCCAGGCCCTCCCCTTTCGCGGACTCATAGACACACCCTATCGCCTCTATCTCGGCCACCTTGCGCCTTCTGAATTGCCGCGTCTGCTCGCCCACCAACTCATCTGGACGGGGATCATTATTCTCTGGAGCCGATGGCTGCTATCTCGCAATGTGCGCAAACTGGTGATTCAGGGAGGCTAA
- a CDS encoding SUF system NifU family Fe-S cluster assembly protein, whose protein sequence is MMSDLRELYQQLILDHNKNPRNFRVLDPADRFAEGYNPLCGDKVEVYLQLHGDCIKDIGFQGSGCAISKASASLMTETIKGKTLGETETYFKDFHAMLTDPSSNLDLDQMGKLFVFAGVRDYPTRIKCATLSWHALRAAIDNVQTPITTER, encoded by the coding sequence CTGATGTCAGATTTGCGCGAACTCTACCAGCAACTCATTCTGGATCACAACAAAAACCCCAGAAATTTTCGCGTACTCGATCCAGCAGACCGCTTTGCCGAAGGCTACAATCCCCTTTGCGGCGATAAAGTAGAGGTTTATCTCCAACTCCACGGCGACTGCATAAAAGACATCGGCTTTCAGGGTTCGGGATGCGCCATTTCCAAAGCATCGGCTTCCTTAATGACCGAAACCATCAAAGGCAAAACCCTCGGCGAAACAGAAACCTATTTCAAAGACTTTCATGCGATGCTCACCGACCCATCCAGCAATCTCGACCTCGACCAGATGGGCAAACTATTCGTTTTTGCCGGCGTGCGCGACTATCCCACCCGCATCAAATGCGCGACCCTATCGTGGCACGCGCTCCGGGCAGCTATAGACAATGTCCAAACGCCTATAACCACAGAGAGATAA
- a CDS encoding DNA glycosylase produces MAMHCFEGVLDSTSVNIGLTLGSGQVFRWGRDVDRWWKGIAYGVVVHLRQMGDQIQYRASSERVATYCGEMAIDDFLRWYLRLDHMPRIRVQRGDTYLRKARDLLKGLQFVRQDPFECIISYVLSVQAHMSLTKKRIGFIARTLGERRVFEGETYWAFPGSDALSELDSGFYRRYRFGWRSERVAETARFIAGSVRDGADLDTWRCISDDLYALSGSGVGIKVARCIDLFALDRLYAVPVDTWVRKFAREWYGVTGSDAKICQWGEARWGKWAGYCNEYLFAYYRELYGQTLYDRVLSFDASDEASAVMPFEDTG; encoded by the coding sequence ATGGCGATGCATTGTTTTGAGGGTGTACTCGATAGCACATCGGTTAATATAGGATTGACACTGGGATCGGGGCAGGTGTTTCGGTGGGGACGAGATGTCGATAGGTGGTGGAAGGGTATTGCTTATGGGGTGGTTGTGCATCTGAGGCAAATGGGAGACCAGATCCAATATCGCGCGTCGTCTGAGCGGGTGGCTACATACTGCGGCGAGATGGCAATTGATGATTTTTTGAGGTGGTATTTAAGGTTGGATCACATGCCCCGGATCAGAGTGCAGCGGGGGGATACTTATTTGCGAAAGGCGCGGGATTTGTTGAAGGGGTTGCAATTTGTTCGCCAGGATCCATTCGAGTGTATTATTTCTTATGTTCTCTCGGTTCAAGCACATATGTCGTTGACCAAAAAGCGGATCGGATTTATTGCGAGAACTCTGGGCGAGAGACGGGTTTTTGAGGGCGAGACTTACTGGGCATTTCCAGGATCGGATGCCCTATCTGAGTTGGACAGCGGATTTTACAGGCGTTACCGTTTTGGCTGGCGTTCGGAGCGGGTGGCTGAGACCGCGCGGTTTATCGCCGGGTCAGTGCGCGATGGGGCGGATCTGGATACCTGGCGGTGTATTTCTGATGATTTGTACGCGTTGTCCGGCAGCGGGGTTGGCATTAAGGTGGCGCGGTGTATCGATTTGTTTGCGCTGGATCGGCTCTATGCTGTTCCCGTTGATACCTGGGTGCGAAAATTTGCCCGAGAATGGTACGGTGTAACGGGTTCAGATGCGAAGATATGCCAGTGGGGCGAAGCGCGATGGGGCAAATGGGCGGGCTATTGCAATGAGTATTTGTTTGCGTATTATCGCGAGTTATATGGGCAAACGCTGTACGATCGGGTGCTTTCTTTTGATGCTTCTGATGAGGCTTCAGCGGTGATGCCGTTTGAGGATACGGGATGA
- a CDS encoding efflux transporter outer membrane subunit, protein MSTHAIWHFSALCIALITACASAPRVQESPVHPPQTYQTEAAKTTPADTLWWATFNDSRLDSLIAQALAYNHNLHAAAARLKAARAQAKMAGAPLYPQLSAGSSGLRRKQNFIGFPIPGQVPGEVLSNTNTTYGVSINAAWEIDLWGRLGASAAAAQATYQATQAMYRGARMSLAAQTAKAWFATIEARRQLELAQATYENSLTNHKQVRTRYERGVRPSLDMRQSQSELALSQDRLHQREQRYEMAIRQLEVLIGRYPSGTFAIADDLPQAPQQVPAGLPADLISRRPDLIAVERQFAASQASHKAAKRLRYPRISLTASGGTSSDALGNLLNGDFSVWSLIGNLTQPLFQGGRIQGNIDLASARENEASAIFAQTVLQAYSEVENALSAEAHLAKRQTALETAAEQAREARRLAEDRYYRGLIDLLTVLQTRNTAYLAESQLLVVRQQRLQTRIDLHLALGGGFPNRETIITP, encoded by the coding sequence ATGAGTACCCACGCGATATGGCACTTCTCTGCACTCTGCATTGCTCTTATAACCGCTTGTGCTTCTGCGCCTCGCGTGCAAGAATCCCCTGTCCATCCACCACAAACTTATCAGACAGAAGCCGCCAAAACAACACCTGCAGACACCCTCTGGTGGGCGACATTTAACGATAGCCGTCTCGACAGCTTAATCGCGCAAGCACTCGCATACAACCACAACCTGCACGCTGCTGCAGCGCGTCTTAAAGCCGCACGCGCACAGGCCAAAATGGCTGGCGCACCCCTGTACCCACAACTCAGCGCGGGATCATCGGGATTGAGACGCAAACAAAACTTCATCGGATTTCCCATCCCCGGTCAGGTGCCTGGAGAGGTGCTCTCAAACACCAACACCACCTATGGCGTTTCCATCAATGCCGCGTGGGAAATCGACCTCTGGGGACGGCTCGGCGCAAGTGCTGCGGCTGCACAGGCCACCTATCAGGCAACACAGGCTATGTACCGGGGCGCGCGCATGTCACTGGCGGCACAAACCGCCAAAGCGTGGTTTGCCACCATCGAAGCCAGACGCCAACTCGAACTCGCGCAGGCAACGTACGAAAACAGCCTCACCAACCACAAACAGGTACGCACGCGCTACGAACGCGGGGTGCGGCCCTCGCTCGACATGCGCCAGAGTCAATCTGAGCTCGCACTGTCGCAAGACCGCCTGCACCAGCGCGAACAACGCTATGAAATGGCCATCCGCCAACTCGAAGTGCTCATCGGGCGCTATCCCTCAGGCACATTCGCCATTGCCGACGACCTCCCCCAGGCACCACAGCAAGTGCCCGCAGGCCTTCCGGCAGATCTCATTTCCCGACGCCCTGACCTCATTGCAGTTGAACGCCAATTTGCCGCGTCTCAGGCCAGTCACAAAGCCGCCAAACGCCTGCGTTATCCGCGCATCAGCCTGACCGCCTCGGGCGGAACCAGCAGCGACGCATTGGGCAACCTGCTCAATGGTGACTTCAGCGTGTGGAGTCTGATCGGCAACCTCACACAACCCCTCTTCCAGGGCGGGCGCATACAGGGCAATATCGATCTGGCCAGTGCCAGAGAAAACGAAGCCTCCGCAATATTTGCCCAAACCGTTTTGCAAGCATATAGCGAAGTTGAAAATGCACTCTCAGCAGAAGCGCATCTGGCAAAACGCCAGACCGCTCTGGAAACCGCTGCTGAACAGGCGAGGGAAGCACGCCGATTGGCAGAAGATAGATATTACAGAGGGCTTATAGACCTGTTGACCGTGCTTCAAACGCGCAACACGGCTTACCTCGCCGAAAGCCAATTGCTCGTTGTGCGCCAGCAACGACTCCAGACGCGCATTGACCTTCACCTCGCACTGGGCGGCGGGTTTCCCAACCGCGAAACCATAATAACACCATAA
- a CDS encoding DUF2442 domain-containing protein: MNPFVKQVRPLENYQLEVIFENGERRIFDVKPYLKRGVFVRLQNHAVFQAVRGVAGSVEWPDELDLSYDTLYLESQPTAIAPEAIEKQ, translated from the coding sequence ATGAATCCCTTTGTCAAACAAGTACGCCCACTCGAAAATTACCAACTGGAAGTAATCTTTGAGAACGGCGAGCGGCGTATATTCGATGTGAAGCCCTATCTAAAGCGCGGCGTCTTTGTCCGCCTTCAGAATCACGCCGTCTTCCAGGCAGTCCGTGGAGTAGCAGGTTCCGTGGAGTGGCCAGACGAGTTAGATCTGAGCTATGACACGCTCTATCTGGAAAGTCAGCCGACTGCTATTGCGCCCGAGGCTATCGAAAAACAATGA
- a CDS encoding ATP-binding cassette domain-containing protein: MPHIIVENLVKTFQIAQRQPGVWGALRGVMHRNYRQITALDGISFTVEPGELIGYIGPNGAGKSTTVKVLSGILVPDTGRCEILGRVPWKERIAHVAQIGVVFGQRTQLWWDLPVIESFDLLRDIYRVNHLQYAQTRDEMIAILDLESLLDIPVRQLSLGQRMRCDLAAALIHRPSILFLDEPTIGLDIVSKLAVRDFIKRLNQERDVTVILTTHDLDDIEALCTRVMVIGQGQILSDGPLENLRARVTTERRLIVDLEGTEDITDPDASVVLRDGHRVHLTFDPDRVATADLIARITAQHPVRDLFVENTPIEEIISRLYAENR, from the coding sequence ATGCCCCACATCATTGTCGAAAACCTCGTCAAAACCTTCCAAATCGCCCAACGCCAGCCCGGTGTGTGGGGTGCGCTGCGCGGCGTCATGCACCGCAACTACCGCCAGATAACTGCCCTCGACGGCATCTCCTTCACAGTTGAACCCGGCGAACTCATCGGTTATATCGGTCCCAATGGCGCGGGCAAATCCACCACAGTCAAAGTACTGTCCGGCATCCTCGTTCCCGATACTGGCCGCTGTGAAATCCTCGGTCGCGTGCCCTGGAAAGAACGCATCGCCCACGTCGCACAAATCGGCGTGGTCTTTGGACAACGCACGCAATTGTGGTGGGACCTGCCCGTCATCGAATCTTTTGATCTGCTCCGCGATATCTATCGCGTCAACCATCTCCAATACGCGCAAACCCGCGATGAAATGATCGCCATTCTCGACCTCGAATCGCTTCTCGACATACCCGTGCGCCAACTCAGCCTGGGCCAGCGCATGCGCTGTGACCTCGCCGCTGCCCTCATACACCGTCCATCAATCCTCTTCTTAGACGAACCGACCATTGGCCTCGACATCGTCTCCAAACTCGCCGTGCGCGACTTCATCAAACGCCTCAACCAGGAACGCGATGTCACCGTCATCCTCACCACCCACGACCTGGACGACATCGAAGCCCTCTGCACGCGGGTAATGGTCATCGGACAGGGCCAAATACTATCTGATGGCCCGCTCGAAAACCTTCGCGCTCGCGTCACAACAGAGCGCCGCCTCATCGTCGATCTCGAAGGCACAGAAGACATCACCGACCCCGACGCATCTGTCGTATTGCGCGACGGACACCGCGTACATCTCACATTTGACCCCGACCGCGTTGCCACGGCAGACCTGATCGCCCGCATCACGGCGCAGCACCCCGTACGCGACCTCTTTGTCGAAAACACTCCCATCGAAGAAATCATCTCGCGCCTCTATGCCGAAAATCGCTAA
- a CDS encoding SUF system Fe-S cluster assembly protein codes for MSLLNIFRKDTSESNDESDHTEEIHNIEAPESPPEKSPPEGPIDTEAVKEEIVKALKTVYDPEIPVDIYELGLIYEIKVEEDGNTYVQMTLTAPNCPAAGILPGQVESAARSAEGVYDVKLDLVFDPPWTPERMSEAAKLELGMF; via the coding sequence ATGAGCCTCCTGAACATCTTCCGCAAAGACACATCTGAATCCAACGATGAATCCGACCATACTGAGGAAATTCACAATATTGAAGCGCCGGAATCACCGCCCGAAAAATCCCCGCCAGAAGGCCCCATCGACACTGAAGCCGTAAAAGAAGAAATCGTAAAAGCACTCAAAACAGTATATGATCCAGAAATCCCTGTTGACATTTACGAACTGGGCCTCATCTACGAAATCAAAGTAGAAGAAGACGGCAATACCTACGTACAAATGACACTCACAGCCCCCAACTGTCCCGCCGCGGGTATTTTGCCCGGACAGGTCGAATCCGCAGCCCGATCTGCCGAAGGCGTTTACGATGTCAAACTCGACCTCGTATTCGACCCTCCCTGGACGCCAGAACGCATGTCAGAAGCGGCCAAACTCGAATTGGGCATGTTTTGA
- a CDS encoding UPF0175 family protein — translation MVTVTFELPEDALSSVRKDPDHFAQELRLAAAVKWYEMGEVSQSRAAEIAGLSRSEFIEALGRFEVSVFQYSVDEIAEEVNRE, via the coding sequence ATGGTAACAGTCACTTTTGAACTGCCAGAAGACGCGCTTTCTTCGGTGCGAAAAGACCCGGATCATTTCGCCCAAGAATTGCGTTTGGCTGCCGCTGTGAAATGGTACGAGATGGGGGAGGTTTCTCAAAGCCGGGCGGCTGAGATTGCTGGACTATCCCGCAGTGAGTTCATTGAGGCACTGGGCCGGTTTGAGGTTTCAGTATTCCAATACAGTGTGGATGAAATAGCAGAGGA
- a CDS encoding ABC-2 family transporter protein, producing the protein MNAFALYKHYIALSFRGQMQYRASFIMLTISVFLSSGLEFIGIWAIFDRFGQLKSWTLAEVALFYGIVNMGMAIAKAVSRGFDHFATTIRNGDFDRLLLRPRNTVLQLLGQELQLMRIGHFTQGFLVLCYAAYILDITWTAPKITLVMASTLACACVFGGLFVLRATLCFWTTESLDLINAVSYGGQETARYPLSIYRKWFRRFFTYVIPLACISYYPALVILDRPDALGSPIWFQWTAPAIGFLFFFLTLQFWRFGTRHYRSTGS; encoded by the coding sequence GTGAACGCATTTGCCCTCTACAAACACTACATTGCCCTGTCTTTTCGCGGCCAAATGCAATACCGAGCGTCATTCATCATGCTCACAATCAGCGTCTTCCTCAGCTCTGGCCTTGAATTTATTGGCATCTGGGCTATCTTCGACCGCTTTGGGCAACTCAAAAGCTGGACACTCGCTGAAGTCGCACTCTTTTACGGTATCGTCAACATGGGCATGGCCATCGCCAAAGCAGTTAGCAGAGGATTCGACCATTTTGCAACCACCATTCGCAATGGCGACTTTGACCGCCTCTTGCTCCGCCCTCGCAACACGGTCTTGCAATTGTTAGGTCAAGAACTTCAACTCATGCGCATCGGCCACTTTACGCAGGGCTTCCTCGTTCTCTGTTATGCCGCATACATACTCGACATCACCTGGACCGCCCCTAAAATCACCCTTGTTATGGCATCCACACTGGCCTGTGCCTGCGTGTTCGGCGGCCTCTTTGTCCTTCGCGCCACCCTGTGCTTCTGGACCACTGAAAGCCTCGACCTCATCAATGCCGTCAGCTACGGCGGGCAGGAAACCGCCCGTTATCCCTTAAGCATCTACCGCAAATGGTTCCGTCGTTTCTTTACTTATGTCATTCCTCTGGCCTGTATCAGCTACTACCCCGCGCTGGTCATTTTAGACCGTCCCGACGCTCTCGGCAGTCCCATCTGGTTCCAATGGACGGCCCCAGCTATTGGCTTTCTTTTCTTTTTTTTGACTCTTCAATTCTGGCGTTTCGGCACCCGCCACTACCGATCAACTGGAAGCTGA
- a CDS encoding ABC-2 family transporter protein gives MANALRLYLHYLSQSVRSQMQYRASFIMLSFGHFLTTGVEFLAIASLFARFKHIQGWTLPEVAFLYGLINISFAFADAASRGFDIFGTMVKSGDFDRLLLRPRSTALQLAGYELTLRRVGRLLQGIAVFSWASYALDIAWSVPKIYLVFTAIFGGACLFIGLMVIQATIAFWTTESLELMNTMTYGGVETAQYPLPIYRIWFRKFFTYIIPLACVNYLPTLAILERGDPMGLPAILQWVAPLICVIFLIIALQIWKIGVRHYRSTGS, from the coding sequence ATGGCCAACGCGCTTCGCCTCTACCTGCACTATCTCAGCCAATCTGTCCGCAGCCAAATGCAATATCGCGCGTCATTCATCATGCTCTCATTTGGACATTTCCTCACCACCGGCGTCGAATTTCTCGCCATCGCCTCCCTCTTCGCGCGATTCAAACATATCCAGGGCTGGACCCTCCCCGAAGTGGCCTTTCTCTACGGCCTCATCAACATCTCCTTCGCTTTTGCCGACGCTGCCTCGCGCGGCTTCGACATATTCGGCACCATGGTCAAAAGCGGTGACTTCGACCGCCTCCTGCTTCGCCCCCGCAGCACCGCCCTGCAACTCGCGGGCTATGAACTCACCCTCCGCCGCGTTGGCCGCCTGCTCCAGGGCATCGCTGTCTTCTCCTGGGCAAGCTACGCCCTCGACATCGCGTGGTCTGTACCAAAAATCTATCTCGTCTTCACCGCCATATTTGGAGGCGCTTGCCTCTTTATCGGCCTCATGGTCATTCAAGCCACCATTGCGTTTTGGACCACTGAATCTCTCGAACTCATGAACACCATGACCTACGGCGGTGTAGAGACCGCGCAGTACCCTTTGCCCATCTACCGCATCTGGTTTCGCAAATTTTTTACTTACATCATACCCCTCGCGTGTGTAAATTACCTACCGACACTGGCAATCCTCGAACGCGGCGACCCCATGGGATTGCCCGCCATCTTGCAGTGGGTCGCACCCCTGATTTGCGTTATATTTCTCATTATTGCCTTGCAGATATGGAAAATCGGTGTGCGTCATTATCGCTCCACCGGAAGTTGA